In the genome of Streptomyces collinus, one region contains:
- a CDS encoding YraN family protein translates to MIVGAGGGADMTAQLARSAMGKYGESLAARRLTEAGLTILERNWRSGRTGEIDIVARDGDVLVVCEVKTRREGPFEHPMAAVTPQKAGRLRDLAERWIQTHGGAPPGGVRIDVVGVLLPARGAAVVEHVRGVA, encoded by the coding sequence GTGATCGTTGGCGCCGGAGGTGGTGCCGACATGACCGCACAGCTGGCACGCAGTGCCATGGGCAAGTACGGGGAGAGTCTGGCCGCGCGGCGGCTGACCGAGGCCGGTCTGACGATCCTGGAGCGCAACTGGCGCTCCGGCCGCACCGGCGAGATCGACATCGTGGCCAGGGACGGGGACGTCCTGGTCGTCTGCGAGGTGAAGACCCGCCGCGAGGGTCCCTTCGAGCATCCGATGGCGGCCGTCACCCCGCAGAAGGCGGGGCGGCTGCGGGACCTGGCCGAGCGGTGGATCCAGACACACGGAGGTGCACCGCCCGGCGGAGTCCGCATCGACGTGGTCGGGGTCCTGCTGCCGGCCCGCGGCGCCGCCGTGGTCGAGCATGTGCGGGGGGTGGCCTGA
- the tsf gene encoding translation elongation factor Ts: MANYTAADVKKLRELTGAGMMDCKKALDEAEGNVEKAVEALRIKGQKGVAKREGRSAENGAVVSIIADDNSSGVIVELKCETDFVAKGDKFQAVANTIAEHVTKTSPADIEALLASEIEPGKTVQAFVDEANANLGEKIVLDRFAQFADGYVTAYMHRTMPDLPPQIGVLVELDKPNADVAKGIAQHIAAFAPKYLSKEDVPAEVVESERRVAEETTRAEGKPEAALPKIVEGRLNGFFKDATLLGQPYALDNKKSVQKVLDEAGVTLKRFTRIKVGI; this comes from the coding sequence ATGGCGAACTACACCGCCGCCGACGTCAAGAAGCTCCGTGAGCTCACGGGCGCCGGCATGATGGACTGCAAGAAGGCGCTGGACGAGGCCGAGGGCAACGTCGAGAAGGCCGTCGAGGCGCTCCGCATCAAGGGCCAGAAGGGCGTCGCCAAGCGCGAGGGCCGTTCCGCCGAGAACGGTGCCGTCGTCTCGATCATCGCCGACGACAACTCCTCCGGTGTCATCGTCGAGCTGAAGTGCGAGACGGACTTCGTCGCCAAGGGCGACAAGTTCCAGGCCGTGGCCAACACCATCGCCGAGCACGTCACCAAGACCTCCCCGGCCGACATCGAGGCCCTGCTCGCCTCCGAGATCGAGCCCGGCAAGACCGTCCAGGCGTTCGTCGACGAGGCCAACGCCAACCTCGGCGAGAAGATCGTCCTGGACCGCTTCGCGCAGTTCGCCGACGGTTACGTGACGGCGTACATGCACCGCACGATGCCCGACCTGCCCCCGCAGATCGGTGTCCTCGTCGAGCTGGACAAGCCGAACGCCGACGTCGCCAAGGGCATCGCCCAGCACATCGCCGCCTTCGCGCCGAAGTACCTCTCCAAGGAGGACGTGCCGGCCGAGGTCGTCGAGTCCGAGCGCCGCGTCGCCGAGGAGACCACCCGCGCCGAGGGCAAGCCCGAGGCCGCCCTGCCGAAGATCGTCGAGGGTCGCCTCAACGGCTTCTTCAAGGACGCCACGCTGCTCGGCCAGCCGTACGCGCTCGACAACAAGAAGTCGGTCCAGAAGGTTCTGGACGAGGCCGGTGTCACCCTGAAGCGCTTCACGCGCATCAAGGTCGGCATCTGA
- a CDS encoding DUF2469 domain-containing protein: MSAEDLEKYETEMELKLYREYRDVVGLFKYVIETERRFYLTNDYEMQVHSVQGEVFFEVSMADAWVWDMYRPARFVKQVRVLTFKDVNIEELNKSDLELPGG; this comes from the coding sequence ATGAGCGCCGAGGACCTCGAGAAGTACGAGACCGAGATGGAGCTGAAGCTCTACCGGGAGTACCGCGATGTCGTCGGTCTGTTCAAATACGTGATCGAGACCGAGCGGCGCTTCTACCTGACCAACGACTACGAGATGCAGGTGCACTCGGTCCAGGGTGAGGTGTTCTTCGAGGTCTCCATGGCGGATGCCTGGGTCTGGGACATGTACCGGCCGGCGCGGTTCGTGAAGCAGGTGCGGGTCCTCACGTTCAAGGACGTGAACATTGAAGAGCTGAACAAGAGTGACCTGGAGCTGCCGGGCGGCTGA
- a CDS encoding M23 family metallopeptidase, whose protein sequence is MRANRCARVCARLILLLIVTAAALLAPPPPLFAADVPLADDGVPAVGRTWPVGLRPRVLRGWEPPATAYGPGHRGVDLAAPAGTPVRAVSAGRVSFAGRVAGKGVVSVDLAGTGDPPLRTTYEPVTATVEEGEEVEPGEVIGTVDASGSHCTAAPCIHWGLRRGKVYLNPLSLLPPWLLHRGPSRLLPLA, encoded by the coding sequence ATGCGAGCGAACCGATGTGCGCGCGTCTGCGCGCGCCTGATCCTGCTGCTGATCGTCACGGCTGCGGCCCTGCTGGCCCCACCGCCACCGCTCTTCGCGGCGGACGTCCCCCTCGCGGACGACGGCGTGCCGGCGGTGGGCCGCACCTGGCCCGTCGGCTTGCGCCCCCGGGTCCTGCGGGGCTGGGAGCCCCCGGCGACGGCCTACGGCCCGGGCCACCGGGGCGTGGACCTGGCGGCGCCCGCGGGCACACCGGTTCGAGCGGTGTCTGCGGGCCGGGTCTCCTTCGCGGGCCGGGTGGCCGGCAAGGGAGTCGTCTCGGTGGACCTCGCGGGGACGGGCGATCCGCCCTTGCGCACGACGTACGAACCGGTGACGGCGACGGTCGAGGAGGGCGAGGAGGTGGAACCGGGTGAGGTGATCGGCACGGTGGATGCGAGCGGCTCGCACTGCACGGCGGCCCCGTGCATCCACTGGGGGCTGCGCCGCGGGAAGGTCTACCTGAATCCGCTGTCGCTGCTGCCGCCATGGCTCCTGCACCGGGGCCCGTCACGGCTGCTGCCGCTCGCATAG
- the lepB gene encoding signal peptidase I has protein sequence MGGESMTHTAPRSGGSGTGPVGSRTGQRLSGLAVALGLVLFLGGFAWGAVVYRPYTVPTSSMTPTIDAGDRILAQRVDGGEVRRGDVVVFKDATWANAPMVKRVVAVGGDTVSCCQDGRLKVNGKEIDETYLPKGTPAEMSNFPTVTVPKGRLFLLGDERGNSVDSTAHLTDAASGTVARAAVDARVDAVVWPMKGMLERPTGFEALSTLSSPGPLRTITFLVIAGAVLVLGGGAYGPIAKRTGAARARRESAEPAGVR, from the coding sequence ATGGGTGGCGAGAGCATGACGCACACGGCCCCGCGCAGCGGCGGCTCAGGGACGGGCCCGGTGGGCAGCCGGACCGGACAGCGACTGTCCGGCCTGGCCGTCGCACTGGGCCTTGTGCTGTTCCTGGGCGGGTTCGCCTGGGGAGCGGTGGTCTACCGGCCGTACACCGTCCCCACCAGCTCGATGACACCGACGATCGACGCCGGTGACCGGATCCTGGCGCAGCGCGTCGACGGTGGCGAGGTGCGCCGCGGTGACGTCGTGGTCTTCAAGGACGCGACCTGGGCCAACGCGCCCATGGTCAAGCGCGTGGTCGCCGTCGGCGGCGACACGGTCTCCTGCTGCCAGGACGGCAGGCTGAAGGTCAACGGCAAGGAGATCGACGAAACGTACCTGCCCAAGGGCACACCGGCCGAGATGAGCAACTTCCCGACCGTGACCGTCCCCAAGGGCCGGCTGTTCCTGCTCGGCGACGAGCGCGGCAATTCCGTGGACTCCACGGCCCACCTGACCGACGCCGCCAGCGGCACGGTGGCGCGCGCCGCCGTGGACGCCCGTGTCGACGCCGTCGTCTGGCCCATGAAGGGCATGCTGGAGCGCCCCACCGGCTTCGAGGCGCTCAGCACCCTCTCCTCGCCCGGCCCGCTGCGGACGATCACCTTCCTCGTGATCGCCGGAGCCGTGCTCGTCCTGGGCGGAGGCGCCTACGGGCCCATCGCCAAGCGCACCGGCGCCGCCCGGGCCCGGCGGGAGAGCGCGGAGCCCGCAGGTGTCCGCTGA
- the whiG gene encoding RNA polymerase sigma factor WhiG produces MPQHTSGSDRAAIPPAARDGGSVRPPAPSTLDELWRSYKATGDERLREQLILHYSPLVKYVAGRVSVGLPSNVEQADFVSSGVFGLIDAIEKFDIDREIKFETYAITRIRGAMIDELRALDWIPRSVRQKARNVERAYATLEARLRRTPSEGEVACEMGIAVEELHAVFSQLSLANVVALEELLHGGGEGGDGLSVMDTLEDTAADNPVEVAEDRELRRFLARAINTLPDREKTVVTLYYYEGLTLAEIGNVLGVTESRVSQIHTKSVLQLRAKLASFGR; encoded by the coding sequence ATGCCCCAGCACACCTCCGGGTCCGACCGGGCGGCGATCCCCCCAGCCGCCCGTGACGGTGGCAGCGTGCGGCCGCCCGCTCCCTCGACGCTCGACGAGCTGTGGCGGTCGTACAAGGCGACGGGGGACGAGCGGCTGCGTGAGCAGCTGATCCTGCACTACTCGCCCCTCGTGAAGTACGTCGCGGGACGGGTCAGCGTGGGCCTGCCGTCCAACGTCGAGCAGGCGGACTTCGTCTCGTCCGGGGTGTTCGGACTGATCGACGCGATCGAGAAGTTCGACATCGACCGCGAGATCAAGTTCGAGACGTACGCGATCACCCGGATCCGCGGCGCCATGATCGACGAACTCCGGGCGCTGGACTGGATCCCCCGCTCGGTGCGGCAGAAGGCGCGCAACGTGGAGCGGGCGTACGCCACGCTGGAGGCGCGGCTGCGGCGGACCCCGAGCGAGGGCGAGGTGGCCTGCGAGATGGGCATCGCCGTCGAGGAACTCCACGCGGTGTTCAGCCAGTTGTCGCTGGCCAACGTGGTGGCCCTGGAGGAGCTGCTGCACGGGGGCGGTGAGGGCGGCGACGGGCTCAGCGTCATGGACACGCTGGAGGACACCGCCGCCGACAACCCCGTCGAGGTCGCCGAGGACCGGGAGCTGAGGAGGTTCCTGGCCAGGGCGATCAACACGCTGCCCGACCGGGAGAAGACCGTGGTCACGCTGTACTACTACGAGGGCCTCACCCTGGCCGAGATCGGGAACGTGCTGGGTGTGACCGAGAGCCGGGTCAGCCAGATCCACACCAAATCGGTGTTGCAACTGAGAGCGAAGCTGGCGAGCTTCGGCCGTTGA
- the rpsB gene encoding 30S ribosomal protein S2 — MAVVTMRELLESGVHFGHQTRRWNPKMKRFIFTERNGIYIIDLLQSLSYIDRAFEFVKETVAHGGTVMFVGTKKQAQEAIAEQATRVGMPYVNQRWLGGMLTNFSTVYKRLQRLKELEQIDFEDVAASGLTKKELLVLSREKAKLEKTLGGIREMQKVPSAVWIVDTKKEHIAVGEARKLNIPVVAILDTNCDPDEVDYKIPGNDDAIRSVTLLTRVIADAVAEGLIARSGVATEGKGDKAAGEPLAAWERDLLEGEKKADEAAPAAEAAPAAEAAPAAEAPAAEAPAAEAEKPAEGEKPAEAEQA, encoded by the coding sequence ATGGCCGTCGTCACGATGCGGGAGCTGCTGGAGAGCGGCGTCCACTTCGGTCACCAGACCCGTCGTTGGAACCCGAAGATGAAGCGCTTCATCTTCACGGAGCGCAACGGCATCTACATCATCGACCTGCTCCAGTCGCTGTCGTACATCGACCGCGCCTTCGAGTTCGTCAAGGAGACCGTCGCCCACGGCGGCACGGTCATGTTCGTCGGCACGAAGAAGCAGGCGCAGGAGGCCATCGCCGAGCAGGCCACCCGCGTCGGCATGCCCTACGTCAACCAGCGCTGGCTGGGCGGCATGCTCACCAACTTCTCGACCGTCTACAAGCGTCTGCAGCGCCTCAAGGAGCTCGAGCAGATCGACTTCGAGGACGTCGCCGCGTCCGGTCTGACCAAGAAGGAGCTTCTCGTGCTCTCGCGCGAGAAGGCCAAGCTGGAGAAGACCCTCGGCGGTATCCGCGAGATGCAGAAGGTGCCCAGCGCCGTCTGGATCGTGGACACCAAGAAGGAGCACATCGCCGTTGGTGAGGCCCGGAAGCTGAACATCCCGGTCGTCGCGATCCTCGACACCAACTGCGACCCCGACGAGGTCGACTACAAGATCCCGGGCAACGACGACGCGATCCGCTCCGTCACCCTGCTCACCCGTGTGATCGCGGACGCGGTCGCCGAGGGCCTCATCGCCCGCTCCGGTGTCGCCACCGAGGGCAAGGGCGACAAGGCCGCGGGCGAGCCGCTGGCCGCGTGGGAGCGCGACCTGCTCGAGGGCGAGAAGAAGGCCGACGAGGCCGCCCCCGCCGCTGAAGCCGCCCCCGCCGCCGAGGCCGCTCCGGCCGCCGAGGCCCCTGCCGCCGAGGCCCCCGCCGCCGAGGCCGAGAAGCCGGCCGAGGGCGAGAAGCCGGCCGAGGCCGAGCAGGCCTGA
- the lepB gene encoding signal peptidase I, with protein MGDVAVGARSGHDGEEHRGRPAESAVPAADSAVTSGSDSGAAEDGRVTGEHTTAEDQGPGGPARTPKKPRSFWKELPILIGIALVLALLIKTFLVQAFSIPSDSMQNTLQQGDRVLVDKLTPWFGSEPERGEVVVFHDPDKWLAGEPTTDPNALQTFLSWIGLMPSAEEKDLIKRVIGVGGDTIECKGTGPLTVNGKALDERSYVYAGNTPCSVDDQGGQFKVKVPKGFIWVMGDHRQNSRDSRYQQADKHHGMVPVKDVVGRAVVVAWPINRWDTLPVPDTFDQSGLNAQPNAAGLPVAPQGIALLGVVPVVLWRRRKQ; from the coding sequence GTGGGGGATGTGGCGGTTGGCGCACGGTCCGGACACGACGGCGAGGAGCACCGCGGACGCCCCGCGGAATCCGCCGTCCCGGCCGCGGACAGCGCCGTGACCTCCGGGAGTGACTCCGGGGCAGCCGAGGACGGCAGGGTGACGGGCGAACACACGACAGCCGAGGACCAGGGACCGGGCGGACCGGCCCGGACACCGAAGAAGCCGCGCTCCTTCTGGAAGGAGCTGCCCATCCTGATCGGTATCGCGCTGGTTCTGGCGCTGCTGATCAAGACCTTTCTGGTGCAGGCGTTCTCCATCCCGTCCGACTCGATGCAGAACACCCTTCAGCAGGGCGACCGCGTCCTGGTCGACAAGCTCACCCCGTGGTTCGGCTCCGAGCCCGAGCGCGGCGAGGTCGTCGTCTTCCACGACCCGGACAAGTGGCTTGCGGGCGAGCCGACCACGGACCCGAACGCGCTGCAGACCTTCCTCAGCTGGATCGGCCTCATGCCGTCCGCGGAGGAGAAGGACCTCATCAAGCGCGTCATCGGGGTCGGCGGCGACACCATCGAGTGCAAGGGCACCGGCCCGCTCACGGTCAACGGCAAGGCGCTGGACGAGCGGTCGTACGTCTACGCGGGCAACACGCCGTGCAGCGTCGACGACCAGGGCGGCCAGTTCAAGGTGAAGGTCCCCAAGGGCTTCATCTGGGTCATGGGCGACCACCGGCAGAACTCGCGGGACTCCCGCTACCAGCAGGCCGACAAGCACCACGGCATGGTTCCGGTGAAGGATGTCGTCGGACGCGCCGTCGTCGTCGCCTGGCCGATCAACCGCTGGGACACCCTGCCGGTGCCGGACACCTTCGACCAGTCCGGCCTGAACGCCCAGCCGAACGCGGCGGGCCTGCCGGTCGCACCGCAGGGGATCGCGCTGCTCGGCGTGGTGCCGGTGGTGCTCTGGCGTCGCCGCAAGCAGTGA
- a CDS encoding YifB family Mg chelatase-like AAA ATPase yields the protein MAFARTCSVALVGVEGVVVEVQADLEPGVAAFTLVGLPDKSLTESRDRVRAAVVNSGAAWPQKKLTVGLSPASVPKSGSGFDLAVAAAVLGAAERIDPRVLADIVMIGELGLDGRVRPVRGVLPAVLAAAGAGYEQVVVPECAAAEASLVPGVSVLGVRSLRQLIAVLADEPVPDEDPDEQGRPDPLLAGLRMPGTGAATGMHSIGAAQHDHGHDLADVVGQTSARTAVEVAAAGGHHLFLEGPPGAGKTMLAERLPAILPRLGRQESLEVTAVHSVAGLLPPDKPLIDVAPYCAPHHSATMQALVGGGPGIARPGAVSLSHRGVLFLDETPEFSSHALDALRQPLEAGHVVIARSAGVVRFPAKFLMVLAANPCPCGRFSQRDDLCECPPSAIRRYQARLSGPLLDRVDLRVEVDRVTRTQLTASGARGESTATVADRVGAARERAADRLDGTPWCTNSEVPGRELRSRWYAVPGAMDEAERNLERGVLTARGLDRVLRVAWTVADLVGHDRPDATDVALALQLRTGVPRGVPMAIGALT from the coding sequence ATGGCATTCGCCCGTACGTGTTCGGTGGCGCTGGTGGGCGTCGAGGGCGTGGTCGTCGAGGTCCAGGCCGATCTGGAACCCGGCGTCGCGGCGTTCACGCTGGTGGGGCTGCCCGACAAGAGCCTCACGGAGAGCCGGGACCGGGTGCGCGCCGCGGTCGTCAACTCGGGCGCTGCCTGGCCGCAGAAGAAGCTCACCGTCGGCCTGAGCCCCGCCTCTGTGCCGAAGTCAGGCAGCGGCTTCGATCTGGCCGTCGCGGCGGCCGTCCTCGGTGCGGCAGAACGCATCGACCCGCGCGTCCTCGCCGACATCGTGATGATCGGGGAACTCGGGCTGGACGGTCGGGTGCGGCCGGTCCGGGGGGTGCTGCCGGCGGTCCTGGCCGCGGCCGGTGCGGGGTACGAGCAGGTGGTGGTGCCGGAGTGCGCCGCCGCCGAGGCGTCCCTCGTGCCCGGCGTCTCGGTGTTGGGCGTCCGCAGCCTGCGGCAGCTGATCGCCGTCCTGGCCGACGAACCGGTGCCCGACGAGGATCCGGACGAGCAGGGCCGCCCGGACCCCCTGCTCGCCGGGCTGCGCATGCCGGGGACCGGCGCGGCCACGGGCATGCACAGCATCGGCGCGGCCCAGCACGACCACGGCCATGACCTGGCGGACGTAGTCGGACAGACCTCGGCGCGCACGGCGGTGGAGGTGGCCGCGGCGGGCGGGCACCACCTCTTCCTCGAAGGGCCGCCCGGCGCCGGCAAGACGATGCTCGCCGAGCGGCTGCCGGCCATCCTGCCCCGGCTCGGCCGGCAGGAATCGCTGGAGGTCACCGCGGTCCACTCCGTGGCGGGCCTGTTGCCCCCGGACAAGCCGCTGATCGACGTCGCGCCCTATTGCGCCCCGCACCACTCGGCCACCATGCAGGCACTCGTCGGCGGCGGCCCGGGCATCGCGCGGCCCGGCGCGGTGTCCCTGTCCCATCGCGGGGTGCTGTTCCTGGACGAGACACCGGAATTCAGCAGCCATGCCCTGGACGCGCTGCGGCAGCCCTTGGAGGCGGGGCATGTCGTGATCGCGCGCAGTGCGGGTGTCGTGCGCTTCCCGGCGAAGTTCCTCATGGTGCTCGCGGCCAACCCCTGCCCGTGCGGCCGGTTCTCGCAGCGCGACGACCTGTGCGAATGCCCGCCCTCGGCCATCCGCCGCTACCAGGCCAGGCTCTCCGGCCCGCTGCTGGACCGGGTCGACCTGCGCGTCGAGGTGGACCGCGTCACCCGCACCCAGCTGACCGCCTCCGGCGCCAGGGGCGAGTCGACAGCGACGGTCGCCGACCGGGTCGGGGCGGCCCGCGAACGGGCCGCGGACCGCCTCGACGGCACCCCTTGGTGCACGAACAGCGAGGTGCCCGGCCGTGAGCTGCGCAGCCGCTGGTACGCCGTGCCCGGCGCGATGGACGAGGCCGAGCGGAACCTGGAACGGGGCGTCCTCACCGCCCGCGGCCTCGATCGTGTCCTGCGGGTGGCCTGGACCGTCGCCGACCTGGTCGGCCATGACCGGCCCGACGCCACGGACGTCGCGCTCGCGCTCCAGCTGCGCACCGGAGTGCCGCGAGGCGTCCCCATGGCCATCGGGGCCCTGACATGA
- the lepB gene encoding signal peptidase I, producing the protein MGNRGKPRGVPASPAENLLPTGARRAAGASSGRTRAERRKLQRKVKRRRRRGAVKEIPLLVGVAVLIALVLKTFLVQAFVIPSGSMEQTIQIGDRVLVDKLTPWFGSKPQRGDVVVFKDPGGWLQDEQPTTQKSDPVVIKQVKEGLTFIGLLPSENEKDLIKRVVGVGGDRVKCCDTQGRVTVNGVPLIEDYLYPGIAPSDTQFDITVPQGRLWVMGDHRNNSADSRAHQDTDYGGTVSEDEVVGRAMVIAWPFGHWNMLEEPNTYASVSDSATGSTAAPELSHRVASYDSNGTIQLPTPAELPLVMGVVGLRRVWGRRRQTVRSWRGGCGGWRTVRTRRRGAPRTPRGIRRPGRGQRRDLRE; encoded by the coding sequence ATGGGTAACCGCGGCAAACCGCGCGGCGTCCCGGCGAGCCCCGCGGAGAACCTGCTGCCCACCGGCGCCCGGCGCGCCGCCGGCGCCTCCAGCGGCCGGACGCGCGCCGAGCGGCGCAAGCTCCAGCGCAAGGTCAAGCGGCGCCGCAGGCGCGGTGCCGTCAAGGAGATACCGCTCCTCGTGGGCGTCGCCGTCCTGATAGCGCTCGTGCTGAAGACGTTCCTCGTGCAGGCGTTCGTCATCCCGTCCGGCTCCATGGAGCAGACGATCCAGATCGGTGACCGCGTCCTGGTCGACAAGCTCACCCCGTGGTTCGGCTCGAAGCCGCAGCGCGGGGACGTCGTCGTCTTCAAGGACCCGGGAGGCTGGCTCCAGGACGAGCAGCCCACCACGCAGAAGTCGGACCCCGTCGTCATCAAACAGGTCAAGGAAGGGCTCACCTTCATCGGCCTGCTGCCGTCCGAGAACGAGAAGGACCTCATCAAGCGGGTCGTCGGCGTCGGCGGCGACCGCGTCAAGTGCTGCGACACGCAGGGGCGCGTGACCGTCAACGGCGTCCCGCTGATCGAGGACTACCTGTATCCCGGCATCGCCCCGTCCGACACGCAGTTCGACATCACCGTCCCCCAGGGACGGCTGTGGGTGATGGGCGACCACCGCAACAACTCCGCGGACTCCCGCGCCCACCAGGACACCGACTACGGGGGCACCGTCTCCGAGGACGAGGTGGTGGGCCGCGCCATGGTCATCGCCTGGCCCTTCGGGCACTGGAACATGCTGGAGGAACCGAATACGTACGCCTCCGTGTCCGACTCGGCCACCGGGTCGACCGCTGCTCCCGAACTGTCGCATAGGGTTGCCTCCTACGATTCGAACGGAACGATCCAGCTCCCGACCCCTGCGGAACTCCCGCTCGTTATGGGAGTGGTGGGCCTGCGCCGCGTATGGGGCAGGCGGCGGCAGACAGTGAGGAGTTGGCGTGGGGGATGTGGCGGTTGGCGCACGGTCCGGACACGACGGCGAGGAGCACCGCGGACGCCCCGCGGAATCCGCCGTCCCGGCCGCGGACAGCGCCGTGACCTCCGGGAGTGA
- a CDS encoding NUDIX hydrolase, producing MSAEAVGAGRDTYGGGLRKVARVVLLDPQDRILLLHGHEPDDPADDWWFTPGGGVEGDETREQAALRELAEETGITEVELGPVMWQRKCSFPFAGRRWDQDEWYYLARTDRTAVAATGLTELERRSVAGARWWTCPELSRAHETVYPTRLAGLLRTLLDEGPPARPVILDPEIV from the coding sequence GTGTCCGCTGAGGCCGTCGGAGCGGGCCGGGACACCTACGGGGGCGGGTTGCGCAAGGTCGCCCGGGTCGTGCTGCTCGACCCGCAGGACCGCATCCTGCTGCTGCACGGGCACGAGCCGGACGATCCGGCCGACGACTGGTGGTTCACCCCCGGCGGCGGCGTGGAGGGCGACGAGACCCGTGAACAGGCAGCCCTGCGGGAACTCGCCGAGGAAACGGGCATCACCGAGGTCGAGCTCGGCCCGGTGATGTGGCAGCGGAAGTGCTCCTTCCCCTTCGCCGGACGCCGCTGGGACCAGGACGAGTGGTACTACCTGGCCCGCACGGACCGTACGGCGGTGGCCGCCACCGGACTGACCGAGCTGGAACGGCGCAGTGTCGCCGGAGCGCGTTGGTGGACGTGTCCGGAACTGAGCCGGGCACATGAGACGGTGTATCCGACCAGACTCGCCGGGCTGCTGCGCACGCTGCTCGACGAAGGTCCCCCGGCCAGGCCAGTGATCCTTGACCCGGAAATCGTCTAG
- a CDS encoding TetR/AcrR family transcriptional regulator: protein MAEHRSMQRAALLDAARSLLSEGGTEALTFPALAERTGLARSSVYEYFRSRAAVVEELCEVDFPVWAADVSAAMERAGTAEAKVEAYVRRQLELVGDRRHRAVVAISASELDAGAREKIRAAHGGLVAMIVEALAELGHAQPRLAAMLLQGVVDAAVRRIELGAAEEPTAIVDAAVSMALRGVRG from the coding sequence GTGGCCGAGCACCGGTCGATGCAGCGAGCCGCCCTGCTGGACGCGGCTCGTTCCTTGTTGTCCGAGGGCGGTACGGAGGCGCTGACCTTCCCGGCCCTCGCCGAACGGACGGGCCTCGCACGCTCGTCCGTCTACGAGTACTTCCGGTCACGGGCGGCCGTGGTCGAGGAACTGTGCGAGGTCGACTTCCCGGTCTGGGCGGCGGACGTGTCGGCGGCGATGGAGCGGGCCGGGACGGCCGAAGCCAAGGTCGAGGCGTACGTGCGCCGGCAGCTGGAGCTGGTCGGGGACCGGCGGCACCGGGCCGTGGTCGCGATCTCCGCGAGTGAGCTCGACGCGGGGGCGCGGGAGAAGATCCGGGCGGCGCACGGCGGGCTGGTCGCGATGATCGTCGAGGCGCTGGCCGAGCTGGGGCATGCGCAGCCCCGGCTGGCGGCGATGCTGTTGCAGGGGGTCGTGGACGCGGCCGTGCGGAGGATCGAGCTGGGGGCGGCGGAGGAGCCGACCGCCATCGTCGACGCGGCGGTCTCCATGGCCCTGCGGGGTGTGCGGGGCTGA
- the dprA gene encoding DNA-processing protein DprA yields the protein MSVDGEPGGELLARVLLTRVIEPGDEAGGRWVRELGVAEVVRRLGEGGAPLPGASGKRWVGMVARAQAARPRRDLEAARDAGVRFVSPGDAEWPGQLDDLGDARPLGLWVRGRPSLRMWALRSVAVVGARACTEYGAHMAATLAAGLAEQGWVVVSGGAYGVDGAAHRGALGAGGATVAVLACGVDRPYPRGHTRLISRIAEQGLVIGELPPGDHPTPSRFILRNRVIAALTRGTVVVEAAHRSGSLVTARAAQRLGRHTMGVPGPATSGLSAGVHELLRGEAVLVTDVADVVELVGDIGELAPDRRGPVLPRDLLEPATRQVLAALPGRGAARPDEIARSAQTAQDDAIARLYELRALGYVERHGDGWKLTRQAVMSVRDGHGPG from the coding sequence ATGAGCGTCGACGGTGAACCGGGCGGCGAGCTGCTCGCCCGGGTCCTGCTCACCCGTGTCATCGAGCCCGGCGACGAGGCCGGCGGGCGGTGGGTGCGGGAGCTCGGCGTCGCGGAAGTGGTGCGGCGGCTCGGGGAGGGCGGGGCCCCTCTGCCGGGTGCGAGCGGGAAGCGGTGGGTCGGCATGGTGGCCAGGGCGCAGGCAGCCCGGCCACGCCGGGATCTGGAGGCCGCTCGGGACGCCGGAGTGCGATTCGTGTCTCCCGGGGATGCGGAGTGGCCGGGGCAGCTCGACGATCTCGGGGATGCCCGGCCCCTGGGGCTGTGGGTGCGCGGGCGGCCCAGTCTGCGGATGTGGGCGCTGAGATCGGTCGCCGTGGTCGGCGCCCGGGCCTGCACCGAGTACGGGGCCCATATGGCCGCGACCCTCGCCGCCGGCCTCGCCGAGCAGGGCTGGGTCGTGGTGTCCGGCGGCGCCTACGGAGTCGACGGCGCCGCCCATCGCGGAGCGCTCGGAGCCGGCGGCGCCACCGTCGCCGTCCTCGCCTGCGGCGTCGACCGGCCCTACCCCCGCGGCCACACCCGGCTGATCAGCAGGATCGCCGAACAGGGACTGGTGATCGGAGAGTTGCCGCCCGGCGATCACCCGACACCGAGCCGGTTCATCCTGCGGAACAGAGTGATCGCCGCACTCACCCGTGGCACGGTCGTCGTCGAGGCCGCCCACCGCAGTGGCTCCCTGGTCACCGCGCGGGCGGCACAGCGCCTCGGCCGGCACACGATGGGCGTGCCGGGCCCCGCCACCAGCGGACTCTCCGCCGGAGTGCACGAGCTGCTGCGCGGAGAGGCCGTGCTGGTCACCGACGTCGCGGACGTCGTCGAACTGGTCGGTGACATCGGAGAGCTGGCCCCCGACCGGCGCGGCCCCGTCCTGCCCCGGGACCTGCTGGAACCGGCCACCCGGCAGGTGCTCGCCGCCCTGCCCGGGCGCGGGGCGGCCCGGCCGGACGAGATCGCCCGCTCCGCACAGACCGCCCAGGACGACGCGATCGCGAGACTGTACGAACTCCGAGCACTCGGTTACGTCGAACGACACGGCGACGGCTGGAAGTTGACACGCCAGGCGGTGATGTCGGTCCGCGACGGTCACGGACCGGGTTGA